A window of Prionailurus bengalensis isolate Pbe53 chromosome E1, Fcat_Pben_1.1_paternal_pri, whole genome shotgun sequence genomic DNA:
AATGAAGCTAGGGAACCCCTGAAGCAGGCAGgatcccccaacacacacatccAGAAGACCTTCCTGGAGACACCTTCTCCTGCTAGGGGAAGGGGGccagggtgggagagaggggcgaCCCAACCTAGGACCCCCAAAACCAGGCGTGGCTCAGACTTGCCTGACACCTTCATAGAACTCGATGGAGAGGCTGACAATCTCGTTGTCGCTCAGAGCTCCCTTCTCCTGCTCCAGGACCTCGCCGCGGTCCTCATTGGAGCCGTTGGGGactgcagaaggagagagagctgaGGGGCTGGCCTCGGACGGGGACAGGAGCCCCACCAAGGACCCTGGATCTCACAgctcgcggggggggggggggtgggggtggtggtgagcgCAACCATCCTCTGGGCCGGGGCGGTGACGCGGCGGCACGTGCAGGGCAGGCAGCCCAGGGCGGCACCACCTGCTCAGGGGAACAGGCAAGCGAACACGCTCACCTTCAGTCAGGGGGTACGCTGCATAGAAATCCCGCCGTCGTTTCATCTCATCTGGAAGAGGAAAGCAGGGTGAGGATGGAGCACTAGGCAGGGAAGCGTGGGGCCGTGGGCAGGATGAAACGGGGGTAGATACCTTTAAAAAGCCCAGGGACCAGTTTATAGACGATGTCTTGCAGGGTTTTGTCAGATCTGGAAAAAGCACGGAGTCCCGTCAGCAACCACCTCACCCTGCTCTCCCCAGCCAGGAACCCTtattcccacctcccctccttaGATCCGGGGCACAGGCACCAGGGTCCCCGGAGGCACGGTCTTTACCCCTCTAGTACTTCTCAGCCTAGACAAGCCAGATAGgacacagagggaggggaggggccttgCTTCTCCCCCACCTGCCACCTTGGCTATAGGATGCAAAGAGGGCTGAGGGACAGAGGGCAGATGACCCAGAGAGTCGGCGTGGGCGGGAGGGACAGTGCCGGGCCCACCTGATGCTCAGCAGCGGCCTGGTTTTGTGGACCTGCACATCACACATGGGGCAGTACTTGTTGGTCTCCAGGTAGCGCACGATGCAGGTTTTGcagacttgggggtggggggtggagaaagaaaggagagtcAGAGCCCCCTTCGTAATCCAGGACCAGCCCCCGACGGCCTCTGCTCAGATTCAGGTATCCCTTCCTCTCCACCTTTCCCCGCAGCTCAGCCCATTCAAAGGCTCAACGTGGTCCTGGTCTCACCCCTCCTCCGtccttgggggaggaggggccgtgGGAGTGCGTGCGTGCGGGTGTCAGGCCAGTGTCATGTACCAAGCAGAAGGGGAGCCCCAAGTCCGATGGAGTACAAAACAACAGCCCGCCTGCTGGACACCTCCCAGGGTCCTGGACCTCTGCCACCAAGCCCAGTGTGCACGTGGGGGGGCACGTGCATCTTCAGGGGCTGCAGCTCCAGCCAGAGGATGGAGGAGGGAACCGAGGGGTCAGGTAGGTGAAAGCTCCTGAAATAAACCTCCGGGCTAACCCCTCCcgtctcccccctgcccctcaggAGTCTCTCTGCGGCCAGGGGCCGCCACGGGGTGCACGGACGCGCGTGCTCTCCAGGGCAGGGCCTTGtgctctgccctccccaggcAGTGCCCCTCCGACCTGGCCAAAGACTGCCCATCCTGAGCAGCGGCCCCTCTGCCCAACTCACAGGAATGCAAGCACTCCACGATGGTAGTGGCGTCGATGAAGTACCCCCCGCAGAGGGCACACATGAGGTGAGGGTTCAGCTCTGTGATTTTGATCCGTGTGGTCCGATGCATgatgccggggtggggggcagggggcctggGGAGCGTCACGCTGAGAAATGAAAGTGGAATCAGAAACCCAGAGGCCCAAGAGCCCCTCCCACAGTCCACACCACCCAACGTCTGTCCCGAAGCGCAAGGCTTTTGCTCTCTGCCTCCGAGGCCAGACTGGCCACGTGCATGGGGTGGGCTCCTCCTGGCCCCTCTTGAGTATTCACCGGGTACGGGGGCTCTGGAGACGCGTGCCTCCTTGAGCGACACCATCGGGCTCCATCTCAAGAGCAGGAGGAAAGATGAAGTTAGAC
This region includes:
- the PCGF2 gene encoding polycomb group RING finger protein 2 isoform X1, with amino-acid sequence MVSLKEARVSRAPVPGEYSRGARRSPPHARGQSGLGGREQKPCASGQTLGGVDCGRGSWASGFLIPLSFLSVTLPRPPAPHPGIMHRTTRIKITELNPHLMCALCGGYFIDATTIVECLHSFCKTCIVRYLETNKYCPMCDVQVHKTRPLLSIRSDKTLQDIVYKLVPGLFKDEMKRRRDFYAAYPLTEVPNGSNEDRGEVLEQEKGALSDNEIVSLSIEFYEGVRDREEKKGPLENGDGDKEKQTGVRFLQCPAAMTVMHLAKFLRNKMDVPSKYKVEVLYEDEPLKEYYTLMDIAYIYPWRRNGPLPLKYRVQPACKRLTLPTAPTPSEGTNTSGASECESVSDKAPSPATLPATSSSLPSPATPCHGSPSSHGPPATHPTSPTPPATASGATTAANGGTSNCLQTPSSTSRGRKMTVNGAPVPPLT
- the PCGF2 gene encoding polycomb group RING finger protein 2 isoform X5 → MPGSPASRAPPPAGPFPPSPGLGAPPPPRATRAEPLSPEHPSLGSAESLTLGKMEPDGVAQGGTRLQSPRTRVTLPRPPAPHPGIMHRTTRIKITELNPHLMCALCGGYFIDATTIVECLHSFCKTCIVRYLETNKYCPMCDVQVHKTRPLLSIRSDKTLQDIVYKLVPGLFKDEMKRRRDFYAAYPLTEVPNGSNEDRGEVLEQEKGALSDNEIVSLSIEFYEGVRDREEKKGPLENGDGDKEKQTGVRFLQCPAAMTVMHLAKFLRNKMDVPSKYKVEVLYEDEPLKEYYTLMDIAYIYPWRRNGPLPLKYRVQPACKRLTLPTAPTPSEGTNTSGASEWGAR